In the genome of Rhodoplanes sp. Z2-YC6860, one region contains:
- a CDS encoding deoxyguanosinetriphosphate triphosphohydrolase, with product MANAAIAPYASDPAKSRGRLVAEPPSATRSDFRRDCDRIIHSAAFRRLAYKTQVFVFHEGDHFRTRLTHTLEVTQVARSIARALGLAEDLAEASALGHDLGHTPFGHAGERALDQCLALFGGFDHNAQTLRVVTSLERRYANFDGLNLTWETLEGLVKHNGPLTDSAGQPVERYREDELPRGIADYNRMHDLELWSFASVEAQAAAIADDIAYDAHDIDDGLRAGVFEISDLKNLPLIDDILRDIARDHPRLDPPRHAHELVRRVITRMIEDVIGESRRRLEALNPASVTDVRQAGKPVVGFSSNFAAADRAIKDFLYPRLYRHDRVMRIMTEAEAVVRRLFERFVDKPSDMPAEWLADLEPGDAIGRALRIADYIAGMTDRYAIGEHERLLGSTPELR from the coding sequence ATGGCGAATGCGGCAATCGCGCCCTATGCCTCCGACCCGGCAAAAAGCCGTGGCCGGCTTGTGGCCGAGCCGCCGAGCGCCACGCGCAGCGATTTCCGGCGCGATTGCGACCGCATCATCCATTCCGCCGCGTTCCGCAGGCTTGCCTACAAGACGCAGGTCTTCGTCTTCCACGAAGGCGACCATTTCCGCACCCGGCTGACCCACACTTTGGAAGTGACCCAAGTGGCGCGATCCATCGCGCGCGCGCTCGGCCTTGCCGAGGACCTGGCCGAGGCCTCGGCGCTCGGCCATGACTTGGGCCACACGCCGTTCGGCCATGCCGGCGAGCGCGCACTCGACCAGTGCCTGGCGCTGTTCGGCGGCTTCGATCACAACGCCCAGACCTTGCGCGTCGTCACGTCTCTGGAGCGTCGTTATGCCAACTTCGATGGCCTCAATCTGACCTGGGAAACGCTCGAAGGTCTGGTCAAACACAACGGTCCGTTGACCGACAGTGCCGGCCAGCCGGTGGAGCGCTACCGCGAGGACGAGTTGCCGCGCGGCATTGCGGACTACAACCGCATGCACGATCTCGAACTGTGGAGCTTTGCGAGCGTCGAAGCGCAGGCCGCCGCGATCGCCGACGACATCGCCTATGACGCCCACGACATCGACGATGGGCTTCGCGCCGGCGTGTTCGAGATCTCCGACCTGAAGAATCTGCCGTTGATCGATGACATCCTGCGCGACATTGCGCGCGACCATCCGCGGCTCGATCCGCCGCGTCATGCCCACGAACTGGTGCGCCGGGTGATCACGCGGATGATCGAGGATGTCATTGGTGAAAGCCGCAGGCGGCTCGAGGCGCTCAACCCGGCCTCGGTGACGGATGTGCGCCAAGCCGGCAAGCCGGTGGTCGGCTTTTCGTCAAATTTTGCGGCGGCCGACCGCGCCATCAAGGATTTCCTCTATCCGAGGCTCTACCGTCACGATCGCGTCATGCGGATCATGACGGAGGCCGAAGCCGTGGTGCGGCGGCTGTTCGAGCGCTTTGTGGACAAGCCCTCCGACATGCCGGCCGAATGGCTCGCGGACCTCGAACCGGGCGACGCCATCGGCCGGGCGCTCCGGATCGCCGACTACATCGCCGGCATGACCGACCGCTATGCCATCGGCGAGCACGAGAGGCTTCTCGGCTCGACACCGGAGCTGCGGTAG